The Fusobacterium necrophorum subsp. necrophorum genome has a window encoding:
- a CDS encoding FAD-dependent protein: protein MRIEIQNIVVSIHKNQEREIQKEIEKAGIEKENIESIYYLRRSIDSRKKQDIKFVYTIELRLKHKISATSSARWKEVKEVSKIKRLPLYPRKEIYIVGSGPAGLFAAYRLAEYGYLPIVLERGEEIEHRDKTTEDFIKTSILNPNSNIQFGEGGAGTYSDGKLNTRVKSEYIETIFQLFVKFGAPEEILWSYKPHVGTDILKVVVKNMREAIRKKGGKFYFNTLLEDIKIKSGELQGFWMIKNGIREYVASNQLILAIGHSSRDTYRMLRKRGLAMEAKAFAMGTRMEHPREEIDRMQYGKEVKNPLLEAATYAVTYNNSMEKRGTFSFCMCPGGVIVNAASQAGGTLVNGMSYSTRNGRFSNSAIVVGIKEHEFGEDLFSGMYFQESLEKKAYEMIGNYGAIYQNVWDFLEARKTEHEIESSYQMQKTSCRMEELFPDVIIRNLRAALSYWKKNPDFISRNVNLIAPETRTSAPLKILRDIRGESLNVKGLYPIGEGAGYAGGITSAAVDGMKIVDCAFTRML, encoded by the coding sequence GTGAGGATTGAAATTCAAAATATTGTCGTATCCATTCACAAGAACCAAGAACGAGAGATTCAAAAAGAAATTGAAAAGGCGGGAATTGAAAAAGAAAATATAGAAAGTATCTATTATCTGAGACGATCTATTGACAGTCGAAAAAAACAAGATATTAAATTTGTTTATACTATAGAGTTAAGATTAAAACACAAGATATCGGCAACATCTTCTGCGAGGTGGAAGGAGGTCAAAGAAGTTTCCAAAATAAAAAGACTTCCTTTATATCCCCGAAAAGAAATCTATATTGTCGGTTCGGGACCGGCAGGACTTTTTGCCGCTTACCGATTGGCGGAGTATGGCTATCTTCCTATTGTTTTGGAGAGGGGAGAAGAAATAGAACATCGGGATAAAACAACGGAGGATTTTATCAAAACTTCTATTTTAAATCCGAATTCCAATATTCAGTTCGGAGAGGGAGGAGCGGGAACTTATTCCGACGGGAAATTAAATACTCGAGTAAAAAGTGAGTATATTGAAACCATATTTCAATTATTTGTAAAATTCGGTGCTCCTGAAGAAATTCTTTGGAGTTATAAGCCACATGTAGGAACCGATATCTTAAAAGTTGTCGTGAAAAATATGCGAGAAGCTATCCGGAAAAAAGGAGGAAAATTTTATTTTAATACCTTATTGGAGGATATAAAAATTAAAAGTGGAGAGTTGCAAGGATTTTGGATGATTAAAAATGGGATAAGAGAATATGTGGCAAGCAATCAATTGATATTGGCAATAGGGCATTCCTCGAGAGATACCTACCGAATGCTTCGAAAACGTGGTCTTGCCATGGAGGCAAAAGCCTTTGCTATGGGAACTCGAATGGAACATCCAAGAGAGGAAATTGATCGGATGCAATATGGGAAAGAAGTGAAAAATCCTTTGTTAGAAGCGGCGACCTATGCGGTGACTTATAATAATTCAATGGAAAAAAGAGGAACGTTTTCTTTTTGCATGTGTCCCGGAGGAGTTATCGTCAATGCGGCTTCACAAGCAGGAGGAACTTTAGTAAACGGAATGAGTTATTCCACAAGAAATGGAAGGTTTTCAAACTCAGCCATAGTGGTGGGAATCAAAGAACATGAATTCGGAGAAGATCTTTTTTCAGGAATGTATTTTCAAGAAAGTTTGGAAAAAAAAGCTTATGAGATGATAGGAAATTACGGGGCTATTTATCAAAATGTTTGGGATTTTTTAGAGGCTAGAAAAACAGAGCACGAAATAGAAAGTAGCTATCAAATGCAAAAAACCTCATGTCGTATGGAAGAATTATTTCCGGACGTAATTATCCGAAATTTGAGAGCTGCACTCTCTTATTGGAAAAAAAATCCAGATTTTATTTCCCGAAATGTCAACCTCATAGCACCGGAAACCAGAACATCGGCTCCTCTTAAAATTTTACGAGATATAAGAGGAGAATCTTTGAATGTCAAAGGGCTATATCCGATAGGAGAAGGAGCCGGTTATGCGGGAGGAATTACAAGTGCGGCGGTAGACGGAATGAAAATAGTTGATTGTGCTTTTACTCGTATGCTATAA
- a CDS encoding iron-containing alcohol dehydrogenase: MENFNYYIPTKILFGKGKIKSLGKEASKYGKNILMVYGKGSIFKENCYGTSLYQQAKESLEEAGLTIFELPNIDPNPRIESVYEGAKLCRDCKIDLVLAVGGGSTIDCAKAIAGQAKYEGDIWKCYESKDPRPLQEVLPVASVLTVSATGSEMNGNSVISNLSCHKKIGLSTSKFRPVFSILDPSYTFTVNRKQTASGCVDIMSHIFEQYFTPDHGGYLQNRMMEGVLKTVIHYAPIALEHPDNYEARANLMWASTWALNDMFEKGKIPTDWATHQMEHELSAFYDITHGVGLGILTPYWMKYVLTEENRHRFVDYGREVWKLSGSEEEIAEISIQKTREFFTSLGIPARLQEVGIGEENLESMAKQATQHGPLGAMKELYAEDVLAIFKMAL, translated from the coding sequence ATGGAAAATTTTAATTACTATATTCCAACGAAGATTTTATTTGGAAAAGGAAAAATTAAATCTTTGGGAAAAGAAGCTTCCAAGTATGGAAAAAATATTTTAATGGTGTATGGAAAAGGTAGTATTTTTAAAGAAAATTGCTATGGGACTTCTCTTTATCAACAGGCAAAAGAGAGTTTAGAAGAAGCGGGACTGACAATTTTTGAACTTCCCAATATAGATCCGAACCCTAGAATTGAATCTGTTTATGAAGGAGCAAAACTATGTCGAGACTGTAAGATTGATCTGGTATTGGCAGTCGGTGGAGGAAGTACCATTGATTGTGCGAAAGCTATTGCGGGACAGGCAAAATATGAAGGGGATATTTGGAAATGTTATGAAAGTAAGGATCCGAGACCGCTGCAAGAAGTCTTACCCGTTGCTTCCGTTTTAACCGTTTCTGCAACAGGAAGTGAAATGAATGGAAATTCTGTGATTTCCAATTTATCCTGTCATAAAAAAATAGGACTGTCAACCTCTAAGTTTCGTCCGGTTTTTTCTATTTTAGATCCGAGTTATACTTTTACTGTAAATCGTAAGCAAACAGCTTCAGGGTGTGTCGATATTATGAGTCATATTTTTGAGCAATATTTTACCCCGGATCATGGAGGATATTTACAGAATCGAATGATGGAAGGAGTTTTGAAAACAGTCATTCATTATGCTCCCATTGCTTTGGAGCATCCGGATAACTATGAAGCGAGAGCGAATTTAATGTGGGCAAGCACTTGGGCTTTAAATGATATGTTTGAGAAAGGGAAAATTCCTACAGATTGGGCAACACATCAAATGGAACATGAACTGAGTGCTTTTTATGACATCACTCATGGGGTCGGCTTAGGAATTCTAACTCCCTATTGGATGAAATATGTATTGACTGAGGAGAACAGACATCGTTTTGTAGACTATGGAAGAGAGGTCTGGAAATTAAGCGGAAGTGAAGAGGAAATTGCGGAAATTTCCATTCAAAAAACAAGAGAATTTTTTACTTCTTTAGGAATTCCTGCCCGATTGCAAGAAGTCGGTATCGGAGAAGAAAATTTGGAATCCATGGCAAAACAAGCAACACAGCACGGACCTTTAGGAGCTATGAAAGAGCTGTATGCAGAAGATGTTTTAGCGATTTTTAAAATGGCTTTATAA
- a CDS encoding Bax inhibitor-1/YccA family protein gives MSGMYVDIQKSNSFLRKVFLYMIFGIILSVGTPIVLSLVAPQLLQLAFQYYRVLVIAELIAVFTLSFRVYKMSSGTVKSIFILYSMLNGLTLCTIGFLFEPRIVLYSFGIAFGIFVVSAVYGLKTSEDLASYSRFFKIGLISLILVSLVNLWIGATSLYWMITIGGTVLFTGLIAYDVNRIRNISFYLAEEDGEDVEKYAVMGALSLYLDFINLFLYILRFSGRKR, from the coding sequence ATGTCAGGAATGTATGTTGATATTCAAAAATCAAATTCCTTTTTAAGAAAAGTATTTTTATATATGATATTTGGAATTATACTGTCTGTAGGAACACCGATTGTGTTATCTCTTGTTGCACCGCAGCTTTTACAATTGGCCTTTCAGTATTATCGAGTTTTAGTCATTGCAGAGCTGATTGCCGTCTTTACTCTGAGTTTTCGAGTCTATAAAATGTCTTCCGGAACAGTGAAGAGCATATTTATTTTATACTCTATGTTAAATGGTTTGACTTTATGTACGATAGGTTTTCTTTTTGAGCCTAGAATTGTGTTATATTCCTTTGGAATTGCTTTCGGTATTTTTGTGGTATCGGCTGTATATGGATTGAAGACTTCGGAAGATTTGGCCTCCTATTCTCGATTTTTTAAGATAGGCTTGATTTCTTTGATTTTGGTTTCTCTTGTGAATCTATGGATAGGAGCTACTTCTTTGTATTGGATGATCACCATAGGAGGAACGGTTTTATTTACAGGTTTGATTGCCTATGATGTGAACAGAATTCGAAATATCTCTTTTTATTTGGCAGAAGAAGATGGGGAAGATGTTGAGAAATATGCCGTGATGGGAGCCTTGTCTTTATATTTGGATTTTATCAATTTATTTTTATATATTTTACGTTTTTCAGGAAGAAAAAGATAA
- a CDS encoding acyltransferase, with translation MKKKVIIVCNIALLFSACTSLAWKNSSKETLADKALLRMSEELVREEATGLSEKGKGEEISEQEEALSKKEEKMELSKSENREKKEEEKKEHSSKIEVTKVVRERKILFVGDSVMKGSEAQLRKIFPNAIVDSAVSRQFSALPDILRKVEQSQGIPDVVVIHLGSNGNIFEKHMIESMKILGNRQVFFINCKVERPWQETVNTFLKNQVAKYKNTKLVDWYSLAHDQNQYFAKDRIHPNQVGAKVYRGMILEKLEKEL, from the coding sequence ATGAAAAAGAAAGTGATTATAGTATGCAATATTGCTCTGCTTTTTTCGGCTTGTACATCACTTGCTTGGAAAAATTCCTCAAAAGAAACCTTAGCAGATAAGGCACTCTTGAGAATGTCAGAAGAATTGGTAAGGGAGGAGGCCACAGGACTTTCCGAAAAAGGAAAGGGGGAAGAAATTTCTGAGCAGGAAGAAGCTCTTTCTAAAAAAGAAGAAAAAATGGAGCTTTCTAAGTCGGAAAATAGAGAAAAAAAGGAAGAAGAGAAGAAAGAACATTCATCCAAAATAGAAGTGACTAAAGTTGTCAGGGAGCGAAAAATTCTCTTTGTAGGAGATTCGGTGATGAAAGGCTCGGAAGCACAGTTACGAAAGATATTTCCCAATGCCATTGTCGATTCTGCCGTATCCAGACAATTTTCGGCTTTACCGGATATTTTAAGAAAAGTGGAACAATCTCAAGGAATTCCGGATGTTGTTGTCATACATTTGGGAAGTAACGGAAATATTTTTGAAAAACATATGATAGAATCCATGAAAATATTAGGAAATCGACAAGTCTTTTTCATCAACTGTAAGGTGGAAAGGCCATGGCAGGAAACGGTAAATACTTTTTTAAAAAATCAAGTCGCGAAGTATAAGAATACAAAGTTAGTGGATTGGTATTCTCTAGCTCATGATCAGAATCAATATTTTGCCAAAGATAGAATTCATCCAAATCAAGTGGGAGCCAAAGTTTATCGAGGGATGATTTTGGAAAAATTGGAGAAGGAATTATAA
- a CDS encoding acyltransferase family protein produces MQRERNYGIDVLRGIALILIFIYHYYQFQGSYVGVIIFFALSGYLVTEGLLAENFDYWLYLKKKFIKLYPLLLLVIFVCTLGVFFLEKGLGNSYRYGAIAVLFAGNNIYQAFSHISYFEAHNDILPFVHTWALSLEMQFYIAYPLLILGCRKWKKNSQETAEIIFLFSSFSALSMFFHYILGSDLSRIYYGTDTRLFTFLLAGACSSYMKVEKNWNKVFFDFMSILALLLLLLFSIFFRYDLEWNYLGALYLISFFVTILTAACYRFDFLAYRNPVSDFLQALGIRGYSYYLWQYPIMIFANEYFKWIKISYHWSVGIQVIVLILLSEVTYRFVEKKDFSFQVVLSVFFLTLALLLILPEANLEENRLLEQKIEQLSRDSMAEETKMEEFAKTEMSERIEKKEEKQILRKEEEYDDLELFLLGEEKEKEKEDFSQRKEGLSQEQNQVFSEQVTFIGDSVMKMCEGEIKRDFPNSYVDAAVSRQFFTLPGILEELKRKEKLSPIVVIHLGSNGRIPKKSFDKMVQLLEGHQVFLLNCVVSKSWEREVNQLLEQEISKHSNFHLIDWYQYAKGQSSWFYKDATHPKPNGAKKYSHFILKALKEVGE; encoded by the coding sequence ATGCAGAGAGAGAGAAATTATGGCATAGATGTGTTGAGAGGAATTGCTCTTATTTTAATTTTTATATATCATTATTATCAATTTCAGGGAAGTTATGTAGGAGTGATTATCTTTTTTGCTTTGAGCGGCTATTTGGTAACGGAAGGCTTATTGGCAGAAAATTTTGATTATTGGCTATATTTAAAGAAAAAATTTATAAAACTATACCCCTTATTATTGCTTGTTATCTTTGTCTGTACTTTAGGAGTTTTTTTCTTGGAAAAAGGTTTGGGAAACAGCTATCGTTATGGGGCGATTGCGGTATTATTTGCAGGAAATAATATTTATCAGGCTTTTTCTCATATTTCCTATTTTGAAGCTCATAATGATATTTTACCTTTTGTACATACATGGGCTTTGTCCTTGGAGATGCAATTTTATATTGCATATCCCTTGCTTATTTTAGGATGTCGAAAATGGAAAAAGAATTCACAGGAAACGGCGGAAATTATTTTTCTATTCAGTTCATTTTCCGCTCTTTCTATGTTTTTTCATTATATCTTAGGGAGTGATTTATCCAGAATTTATTATGGAACGGACACAAGACTGTTTACTTTTCTTTTAGCAGGAGCTTGTTCAAGCTACATGAAAGTGGAAAAAAATTGGAATAAAGTTTTTTTTGATTTCATGTCTATTCTTGCACTTCTTTTGCTGCTTCTTTTTTCCATTTTTTTTCGCTATGATTTGGAATGGAATTATTTAGGGGCTCTGTATCTTATCAGTTTTTTTGTAACAATATTAACTGCTGCTTGCTATCGTTTTGATTTTTTAGCTTACAGAAACCCTGTTTCTGATTTCTTACAAGCGTTGGGAATCAGAGGATACAGTTATTATTTGTGGCAATATCCTATTATGATTTTTGCCAATGAGTATTTTAAATGGATTAAAATTTCATATCATTGGAGTGTCGGAATACAAGTGATTGTTTTGATTCTTCTGAGTGAAGTTACATATCGCTTTGTCGAAAAAAAAGATTTTTCTTTTCAAGTTGTGCTGAGTGTTTTCTTTCTCACTTTGGCACTCTTATTAATTTTGCCGGAGGCGAATTTGGAGGAAAACAGACTTTTAGAGCAGAAAATAGAGCAATTGTCAAGGGATTCTATGGCAGAAGAAACAAAGATGGAAGAGTTTGCAAAAACTGAAATGTCGGAAAGAATAGAAAAGAAAGAAGAAAAGCAGATTCTGAGAAAGGAAGAAGAGTATGATGACTTGGAATTGTTTCTTTTAGGAGAAGAAAAAGAAAAGGAAAAGGAAGATTTTTCTCAGCGGAAGGAAGGACTCTCTCAAGAACAAAATCAGGTGTTTTCAGAGCAGGTTACTTTTATCGGAGACTCCGTTATGAAAATGTGTGAAGGGGAGATTAAGAGAGATTTTCCAAATTCTTATGTGGATGCTGCAGTATCCAGACAATTCTTTACACTGCCCGGAATTTTGGAAGAATTGAAGAGAAAAGAAAAGTTATCTCCTATTGTTGTCATTCACTTGGGAAGCAATGGAAGAATTCCTAAAAAAAGTTTCGATAAAATGGTACAATTACTGGAGGGACATCAAGTCTTTCTTTTGAATTGTGTTGTTTCAAAGTCCTGGGAAAGGGAGGTCAATCAGCTTTTGGAGCAGGAGATATCAAAGCATTCCAACTTTCATCTGATTGATTGGTATCAATATGCCAAAGGACAGTCCTCTTGGTTTTATAAGGATGCGACTCATCCAAAACCGAATGGAGCAAAAAAATACAGTCATTTTATTTTAAAAGCTTTAAAAGAAGTTGGAGAATAA